Part of the Cryptosporangium arvum DSM 44712 genome, CGCGGCCCTGAGCGTCTCCCTGGTCATCTCGTTCGCACCGCCGAAGTGCAGGTGGACCTGGCCGTTGCGGATCTCCGCGACGACGCTGATCGTGCCCAGGTCGTCGGGGCGCAGCTCCATCGCGATCCGGTGGACGCCGTCACCCTGCGTACGCAGCGGAATGATCTGCTCGGCCACTTGCGCGGCCGGCGGCGGGGGAGGCGCCTGGTCGGGTGCGTTCGCGCCGGTGAGGTCGAGCTGCTGGGGCTGGCTCACGTCCGGCGTGTGCAGCGGGGTGAACGCGGTCGCGTCCGGAGCCGCCGGTGCGTCGGCCGCGGCCAGCGCGTCGGTGAAGCCCTCCTCGCGGCCCCCCTCGGTGCCGCTCCCGGTACCGGCGTCGCCGGTGGTGCCCGGGCCGACGCCGAGCGCGCCCGGAACGTAGCCGGGCAGGTCGATCGGCGCCGGGATCGGTCCGCCGGGCGCCGGGACCGGCGCCGCGGTGAGCACGGGGTCGGCCGCCAGAAACTGGTCGAGCTGCGCCGCGGTGGCCTGGACCGCCGCCACCTGGGCCGCGGCGTTCTGCGCGGCGGTGGCCTGGGTCGCGGCGAGTTCGGCGGGCGAGAGCTGCCGTCCGGACTTCGTGACGACCGGTGGTCCACCCCCGGCCTCGAGGCCGGCCAGGCCGCTGAGATCGATGCCCTGGCCCAGGCCGGCCGCCTCACCGGTCGCACCGGCCCCGGGCGGGGCGGCACCGGGCCCACCGGCACTGGGCCCACCGGCACCGGGCCCACCGGCACTGGGCCCACCGGCACTGGGCCCACCGGCACCGGGCCCACCGGCACCGGGAGCGCCGGCGCCGGGGATCCCCGCCCCGGGCGCGGGCGCCGCTCCGAGCCCGTCGCCGAGCGCACCCGCCTCGCCGAGCGCGCCGGTGAACGCGGCCAGATCGACCTCGGCCAGCGACGCCGCGGCGGCCGCGCTGTCGGCGTTCGCGGTGATCGCCGCCTCGACCGCCGGCCGTGCCTCGGCCGCGCCGACCACGGTCAGCTCCGGCAGCCCGAACGCGCGGGTGCTCGGCGAACCCCCGTCCGGGGGCGCCACGCCCGGTACGTCCGGTCCGGCGAGCCCGCGGAGCCCGGCCAGGCCGGTGAAGGTCGGCGACCCCTTCGCGTTCAACCCCAGCGTCGCGGGGTTCAGCACCGGCCCGGTCGCGATACCGCCCTCGCCCTCGGTGACGACGCCGATGCCGATGACGGCGACCGGCGGGGCGTCGGCGCCGATGTCGCCGGTGGCGCCGGAGCCCAGCGCGAGCTGGCCGTGGGCGAGCAGCGCCGCGGGCAGCGCGAGCGCACCGGCGGTGTCCGACGGCGGCATTCCGGTCATCGTCGTGTGCCAGGCCTGGTTCAGCACCGCGCGCCGGCCGCTGTCCTCCTCCGGCGCCTTGCTGGGCTTCTGCTTGGTCTTCGGACCTTCCGAGGAGTCCTGCTCGGAGATCGTCGTGTCGTCGGCGCCCTTGCTGCCCGAGGCCGCCTGGAGCGCGGAGACGAACCGTTCGTCGTCGTCCTGGCCCTGCCGGGGGCCGTTGTCGCTGCCCATCTCACCGGCCGGCCGGGCGGGAGTGGTGTTGGTCGCGGCCATCAACGACATGGTCGACTGGGACGCGGGAAGGGGAGAGATGCTCACGAGGCGTCCTTTCCGAGCGCACGCAGGGCGTTCTGCACCTTGACGACGTACTGCTGGGTCTCCGCGTACGGCGGGATGCCGTCGTAGCGGCGGACCGCGCCCCCACCCGCGTTGTAGGCGGCGAGGGCCAGTGGCAGCGACCCGAACTCGTTCAGGTGCTGCTTGAGCAAGCGGGCGGCGCCGTCCACGGCCTGCCGGGCGTCGAACGGATCGACGCCCAGTTCGCGGGCAGTGGCCGGCATGATCTGCATCAGGCCGCGCGCGCCGGCGCGGCTCACGGCGTCGGGATCGTAGTTCGACTCGATCTTGGCGACCGCCGCCAGCAGCGCGGGAGAGATCCCGCGGCGGGTTCCGGCCGAGGTGAACAGGTCGGCGAACGGCACCCCGGCGAGCACCCCACCGCTGCCGGCCCCGCCGGCCGACGCGGCCGAACCGAGCGCGGCGTTACGCAGCAGGCTGCCGGCGGCGTTGAGCGCGGAGGTCTGCAACTCCT contains:
- a CDS encoding flagellar hook-length control protein FliK, which encodes MSISPLPASQSTMSLMAATNTTPARPAGEMGSDNGPRQGQDDDERFVSALQAASGSKGADDTTISEQDSSEGPKTKQKPSKAPEEDSGRRAVLNQAWHTTMTGMPPSDTAGALALPAALLAHGQLALGSGATGDIGADAPPVAVIGIGVVTEGEGGIATGPVLNPATLGLNAKGSPTFTGLAGLRGLAGPDVPGVAPPDGGSPSTRAFGLPELTVVGAAEARPAVEAAITANADSAAAAASLAEVDLAAFTGALGEAGALGDGLGAAPAPGAGIPGAGAPGAGGPGAGGPSAGGPSAGGPGAGGPSAGGPGAAPPGAGATGEAAGLGQGIDLSGLAGLEAGGGPPVVTKSGRQLSPAELAATQATAAQNAAAQVAAVQATAAQLDQFLAADPVLTAAPVPAPGGPIPAPIDLPGYVPGALGVGPGTTGDAGTGSGTEGGREEGFTDALAAADAPAAPDATAFTPLHTPDVSQPQQLDLTGANAPDQAPPPPPAAQVAEQIIPLRTQGDGVHRIAMELRPDDLGTISVVAEIRNGQVHLHFGGANEMTRETLRAALPELRQQLEDAGFSGAAFDFGDSPAGQQNRQFAATGQGPGGQPGRNGQPGDPGAETGRPAAPRPGGYPEPTPTGAGRHALDLQV